A DNA window from Rossellomorea marisflavi contains the following coding sequences:
- a CDS encoding LacI family DNA-binding transcriptional regulator: MTNIRKVAETAGVSVSTVSRVLNGHPYVREDKRRIVLETIKALNYTQNANAVHLSRGKTNSIGVVLPYLNLPYYGEILQGIAEEALKADYHLRLYQTNYEAHAELDAFEALRMKEVDGLIIASRTNGLEELKGFMEGDRPIVFCENLESDSLRSVYIDHYQAMGRALSYLQEKGYRKIGLCIHRLSGKNSEDRMRAFREHPGIEVRNEWIFTGCYHMEDGCRVLGEWVNLKERPETLVITSDQVAAGLLSEAGRKGVNIPRELAILSFDNHPISELMGITSFDVPSRSLGREAFRMFLQEGAARTGLQTTLFERGTV, encoded by the coding sequence TTGACCAATATTCGCAAAGTGGCCGAGACGGCCGGTGTATCTGTATCCACCGTATCCCGCGTGCTGAACGGGCATCCGTATGTAAGGGAGGACAAACGCCGCATCGTCCTTGAAACCATCAAAGCCCTCAACTATACACAAAATGCCAATGCAGTCCATCTTTCAAGGGGGAAGACGAACAGCATCGGCGTCGTCCTTCCATACCTGAATCTTCCCTATTATGGCGAGATCCTTCAGGGGATTGCAGAAGAAGCCCTCAAAGCAGACTACCATCTGCGCCTCTATCAGACGAATTATGAAGCGCATGCAGAACTTGATGCGTTTGAAGCACTGCGCATGAAGGAAGTCGACGGGTTGATCATTGCATCAAGGACGAATGGCCTCGAAGAATTGAAGGGCTTCATGGAGGGAGATCGTCCGATTGTCTTTTGTGAAAATCTCGAATCGGATTCCCTCCGAAGCGTGTATATCGATCACTATCAGGCGATGGGCAGGGCCCTGTCCTATCTTCAGGAAAAAGGCTACCGGAAGATCGGTCTATGCATTCACCGTTTAAGCGGTAAGAATAGCGAAGACAGGATGCGTGCCTTCAGGGAGCATCCGGGGATCGAGGTAAGGAATGAATGGATCTTTACGGGTTGCTATCACATGGAGGACGGCTGCAGGGTCTTAGGGGAATGGGTGAATCTCAAGGAGCGTCCGGAGACACTTGTGATCACGAGCGATCAGGTGGCGGCTGGTCTTCTCAGTGAGGCGGGGAGAAAGGGTGTGAACATCCCTCGGGAGCTTGCCATCCTTTCGTTCGACAATCACCCCATCAGCGAGCTCATGGGGATCACCTCGTTTGACGTTCCTTCCAGATCCCTTGGGAGAGAGGCGTTCCGGATGTTCCTGCAGGAAGGAGCGGCGCGGACCGGTTTACAAACGACTCTATTCGAACGGGGCACGGTTTAA
- a CDS encoding ATP-grasp domain-containing protein, with protein sequence MGKIHIIHENSEWTDHLIKRMDELGLDYEEWFLDKGMVDLTAAPPEGIFYNRISASSHTRDHRYAPELTESVLSWLELHGRKVLNGTRAIRLEVSKVNQYTALKKAGIAVPATIAAVGKEAIMDAARRLGAPSFITKHNRAGKGLGVQLFHSIEALESYVNSAEFDEPLDGITLIQEYIKSPDSSITRCEFIGGEFIYAVRVDTSEGFELCPADACRIEDLACPVGERPKFEIIKDFDEDIIDAYKAFLKENEIAIAGIEFIRDREGNLYTYDVNTNTNYNRDAEEKEGVFGMLELARYLGRELQQS encoded by the coding sequence ATGGGAAAGATACATATCATTCATGAAAACAGCGAATGGACAGATCATTTGATTAAGAGGATGGACGAGCTTGGATTGGACTATGAAGAGTGGTTCTTAGATAAGGGAATGGTTGATTTGACTGCAGCCCCGCCTGAAGGGATCTTCTACAATCGGATCAGCGCTTCTTCCCACACGCGTGATCACCGCTATGCACCCGAGCTGACGGAAAGTGTGCTTTCGTGGCTTGAGCTTCACGGGCGCAAGGTGTTGAATGGAACCAGGGCCATCCGCCTTGAAGTCAGCAAGGTCAATCAGTATACCGCTTTGAAGAAAGCAGGGATCGCCGTGCCGGCTACCATTGCTGCGGTAGGAAAAGAGGCCATCATGGATGCCGCCCGCCGTCTGGGTGCTCCTTCATTCATTACGAAGCACAATAGGGCAGGAAAGGGCCTTGGCGTTCAGTTATTCCACTCCATAGAAGCATTGGAGAGCTATGTGAACAGTGCAGAGTTCGATGAGCCACTGGACGGGATCACGCTCATCCAGGAATACATCAAGTCCCCGGACTCCAGCATCACACGCTGCGAATTTATTGGGGGAGAATTCATCTATGCAGTGAGGGTCGATACGTCCGAAGGCTTCGAATTATGTCCTGCCGATGCGTGCCGCATTGAGGATCTTGCCTGCCCGGTTGGGGAGAGGCCCAAGTTTGAAATTATCAAGGACTTTGATGAAGACATCATTGACGCGTATAAGGCTTTCTTGAAAGAGAATGAAATTGCCATCGCCGGTATCGAATTCATCCGTGATCGAGAAGGGAATTTATATACGTATGATGTGAACACCAATACGAATTACAACCGTGATGCAGAAGAGAAAGAAGGGGTGTTCGGCATGCTTGAACTGGCGCGATACCTTGGCAGGGAGCTCCAACAATCATAA
- a CDS encoding nitroreductase family protein — protein MDSFFKVIEERRSVKVYDPTVEIPREELLHLLETTGKAPSAWNLQHWNFLVFDSKEVQKRLLPIAFNQQQVLDASAVIAVLGDLEANRNVDPVFDPAVAKGEMTQEIKDVLKGQIDGAYTRPGYARDAAFSNASLAAMQLMLTAKAKGWDTCPIGGFDPAALAKEFNVSQRYIPIMLITVGKPLQEARKSDRLEPMNLIQWAE, from the coding sequence ATGGATTCATTCTTTAAGGTTATTGAAGAGCGCCGCTCAGTCAAAGTATATGACCCAACAGTAGAAATTCCCCGTGAAGAACTTCTACACCTATTGGAAACAACAGGGAAAGCTCCATCTGCATGGAATCTGCAACACTGGAATTTCCTTGTTTTCGACTCTAAAGAGGTTCAAAAGAGACTTCTTCCGATTGCATTCAACCAGCAGCAGGTACTCGATGCTTCTGCCGTGATCGCTGTCCTTGGTGATTTGGAAGCGAATCGCAATGTTGATCCAGTATTCGATCCGGCTGTTGCCAAAGGGGAAATGACACAGGAAATCAAAGATGTTTTGAAAGGACAGATCGACGGTGCGTATACACGTCCCGGGTACGCACGCGATGCAGCATTCAGCAACGCTTCACTTGCCGCCATGCAACTGATGCTTACAGCAAAAGCCAAAGGCTGGGATACATGTCCGATCGGCGGATTCGACCCTGCCGCCCTCGCAAAAGAATTCAATGTATCACAGCGCTATATTCCGATCATGCTGATTACTGTCGGCAAGCCGCTTCAAGAAGCGAGAAAATCTGATCGTCTTGAGCCTATGAATCTGATTCAGTGGGCTGAGTGA